A stretch of Crossiella cryophila DNA encodes these proteins:
- a CDS encoding FecCD family ABC transporter permease, with amino-acid sequence MSARQLPVRQLTVLLGALVLLAVVAVVSIGVGANPVAPAEVVRALLSYNGSSEHLIVWDIRVPRAVLAVGVGAALATAGAVIQTLSRNPLAEPGILGVTAGAGFAITAGSALGLAATQGGQLGLAVLGSALAALLVYAVGRQSPLRLVLTGVALSAVLTGVSLGLRLMVPEVLDQYRFWSVGSLAGREQAPLTLPLVVIALALGGTLLVSRSLNAVALGETVAHALGVHVGRVRLISLVLITVLVGAATAVAGPIIFVGLMVPHLARRLADGSVPWLLAHTMVLGPVLLLIADTLSRVLLVTGEVPVAIVTAFLGGPVLIWAVRRYGTESL; translated from the coding sequence GTGAGCGCTCGACAACTCCCGGTCCGGCAGCTGACCGTGCTGCTGGGCGCGCTGGTGCTGCTCGCCGTGGTCGCGGTGGTCAGCATCGGCGTCGGCGCCAACCCGGTCGCCCCGGCCGAGGTGGTGCGCGCCCTGTTGTCCTACAACGGATCCAGCGAGCACCTCATCGTCTGGGACATCCGGGTGCCGCGCGCGGTGCTGGCCGTCGGGGTCGGCGCCGCGCTGGCCACCGCGGGCGCGGTGATCCAGACGCTGTCCCGAAATCCGCTGGCCGAGCCCGGGATCCTCGGGGTCACCGCAGGCGCCGGGTTCGCGATCACCGCGGGCTCGGCGCTCGGCCTGGCCGCCACCCAGGGTGGACAGCTCGGTCTGGCCGTGCTCGGCTCGGCGCTGGCCGCGCTGCTCGTCTACGCGGTCGGCCGCCAGTCCCCGCTGCGCCTGGTGCTCACCGGGGTGGCGCTGAGCGCGGTGCTCACCGGTGTCTCACTCGGACTGCGGCTGATGGTGCCGGAAGTCCTTGACCAGTACCGGTTCTGGTCGGTCGGCTCACTGGCCGGCCGGGAACAGGCGCCGCTGACCCTGCCGCTGGTGGTGATCGCGCTCGCCCTCGGCGGGACGCTGCTGGTGAGCCGCTCACTCAACGCGGTCGCGCTCGGCGAGACGGTCGCGCACGCACTCGGCGTGCACGTGGGCAGGGTCCGGCTGATCTCGCTGGTGCTGATCACCGTGCTGGTCGGCGCGGCGACCGCGGTGGCCGGGCCGATCATCTTCGTCGGCCTGATGGTGCCGCACCTGGCCCGGCGGCTGGCCGACGGCTCGGTGCCCTGGCTGCTCGCGCACACCATGGTGCTCGGGCCGGTGCTGCTGCTCATCGCGGACACGCTGTCCAGGGTGCTGCTGGTCACCGGCGAGGTGCCGGTGGCGATCGTGACCGCGTTCCTGGGCGGCCCGGTGCTGATCTGGGCGGTCCGGCGATACGGGACGGAGTCGTTGTGA
- a CDS encoding FecCD family ABC transporter permease: MERRTLVVTLALTGLMLGLGLLGLCLGASWSTPAEVFAALAGSGDSIVVIRDWRLPRVLAALVFGAALGLAGAIFQNLTRNPMGSPDVLGLDSGAYTGALFAITVLAGTATERAVGSVVGGLAVATLIYLLASRGGLSGMRLVVIGIAVNAMVVALNSWIVLRAELEVAIAAVGWHAGSLNGIGWPQVTLPFAIIGVLLVLLFTQSHAVQQHALGADLAATTGVGVSRLHLLMVLIGVGCTATVTAVAGPIVFIALAAPQIGRRLAKAPGVPLLPAALTGGALLLTADLLAQLLLAPVALPVGVLSSAIGGCYLIWLLTREVRRA, translated from the coding sequence ATGGAGCGCCGGACCCTGGTGGTCACGCTGGCGCTGACCGGGCTGATGCTGGGCCTCGGCCTGCTCGGGCTGTGCCTTGGCGCCTCCTGGTCCACCCCCGCGGAGGTCTTCGCCGCCCTGGCGGGCAGCGGTGACTCCATCGTGGTGATCCGGGACTGGCGGCTGCCCAGGGTGCTGGCCGCACTGGTCTTCGGCGCCGCGCTCGGCCTGGCGGGCGCGATCTTCCAGAACCTCACCCGCAACCCGATGGGCAGCCCGGACGTGCTCGGCCTGGACAGCGGCGCCTACACCGGCGCGCTGTTCGCGATCACCGTGCTGGCCGGCACCGCCACCGAACGAGCGGTCGGTTCGGTGGTCGGCGGGCTGGCCGTGGCCACCCTGATCTACCTGCTGGCCAGCCGCGGCGGCCTGTCCGGGATGCGGCTGGTGGTGATCGGGATCGCGGTGAACGCGATGGTGGTCGCGCTGAACTCCTGGATCGTGCTGCGCGCCGAACTGGAGGTGGCCATCGCCGCGGTCGGCTGGCACGCCGGTTCGCTCAACGGCATCGGCTGGCCGCAGGTGACCCTGCCGTTCGCGATCATCGGGGTGCTGCTGGTGCTGCTGTTCACCCAGTCCCACGCCGTGCAGCAGCACGCGCTGGGCGCCGACCTCGCGGCCACCACCGGCGTCGGCGTGTCCCGGCTGCACCTGCTGATGGTGCTCATCGGCGTCGGCTGCACCGCGACGGTGACCGCGGTGGCCGGTCCGATCGTGTTCATCGCACTGGCCGCCCCGCAGATCGGGCGCAGGCTGGCCAAGGCGCCGGGCGTGCCGCTGCTGCCGGCCGCGCTGACCGGCGGGGCCCTGCTGCTGACCGCCGACCTGCTCGCCCAGCTGCTGCTGGCCCCGGTCGCGCTGCCGGTCGGCGTGCTCAGCAGCGCGATCGGCGGCTGTTACTTGATCTGGCTGCTCACCAGGGAGGTGAGGCGCGCGTGA
- a CDS encoding ABC transporter ATP-binding protein, which yields MTARLNARELTLRYGERVVSTRLDLDIPDGAFTAIVGPNACGKSTLLRAFVRLLRPAEGGVHLDERPVTGYPPKALARSLGFLPQDPVTPENIKVRQLVGRGRFPHQSLLATWSTADDQAVAGAMAAAGVADLAERGVHELSGGQRQRAWVAMVLAQQTPWLLLDEPTSFLDITHQYQLLRLLARLRDEGRTIVAVLHDINQACRYADHLVAMKDGRVVAEGPAAEIVDSALVKEVFDLPCIVVPDPVTGTPMVVPTL from the coding sequence GTGACCGCACGCCTGAACGCACGGGAACTGACCCTCCGCTACGGCGAGCGGGTGGTCTCCACCCGGCTGGACCTGGACATCCCCGACGGCGCGTTCACCGCCATCGTCGGCCCCAACGCCTGCGGCAAGTCCACCCTGCTGCGTGCCTTCGTCCGGCTGCTCCGCCCCGCCGAGGGCGGCGTGCACCTGGACGAGCGCCCGGTCACCGGCTACCCGCCCAAGGCGCTGGCCCGCTCCCTGGGCTTCCTGCCCCAGGACCCGGTGACCCCGGAGAACATCAAGGTCCGCCAGCTGGTCGGCCGCGGCCGCTTCCCGCACCAGTCCCTGCTCGCCACCTGGTCCACCGCGGACGATCAGGCGGTGGCCGGGGCGATGGCCGCCGCCGGCGTGGCCGACCTGGCCGAACGCGGTGTGCACGAGCTGTCCGGCGGTCAGCGCCAGCGTGCCTGGGTGGCCATGGTGCTCGCCCAGCAGACCCCCTGGCTGCTACTGGACGAGCCGACCTCGTTCCTGGACATCACGCACCAGTACCAGCTGCTCCGGCTGCTGGCCCGGCTGCGCGATGAAGGGCGGACCATCGTCGCGGTGCTGCACGACATCAACCAGGCCTGCCGCTACGCCGACCACCTGGTCGCGATGAAGGACGGCCGGGTGGTCGCCGAGGGCCCCGCCGCCGAGATCGTGGACAGCGCCCTGGTCAAGGAGGTCTTCGACCTGCCGTGCATCGTGGTCCCGGACCCGGTGACCGGCACGCCGATGGTGGTGCCCACGCTGTGA